Proteins found in one Pseudochaenichthys georgianus chromosome 13, fPseGeo1.2, whole genome shotgun sequence genomic segment:
- the LOC117457431 gene encoding uncharacterized protein, whose product MAQNTEISEDDSESAIPKPKEVHQNPEACFDIFITEVKERFSIHVDSILSVEDETGTEVDDYAFPDLLTTSGICFVIKDELNDSGEPSSSPASGTDTISVTSKSSSEIDFYSGTLKRFRKEEEALQGPQAKDLIKQVLLTKPGGSDVLKEYEEKGTISPATRKVMVNILVADMVQSEGRIPQRLTKEKYALGIVTLFPSLQDPHGKTGYEHFYDGQKGGGFLAWRLKSVQRATRLPVRSKDSRIEENGGPMLRREIGHCDDHPDEQRFQELISVMNHTNNREVIMKKMRDTLEYRQRLVHDPERSSTVLSVFPRLLDTKGLILQDFSLLFGSETPSKLLEKWPTSFKAKVIQQAEMLTSTPLLKRLLLSAKNQRADEPSLESPEWDSDMASILLLLHLLSPQPAGRKKTQKISVAQAIDHLVVFHKSCRSLDEHLQSHMDTSQPYLLASGTSKEAVGNFFILIDKKLIPLHECE is encoded by the exons atggctcagaatactgaaatct CTGAAgatgatagtgaaagtgcaataCCGAAACCAAAAGAAGTACATCAAAATCCAGAAGCTTGTTTTGACATCTTCATCACTGAAG TGAAAGAGAGGTTTTCCATCCATGTGGACAGCATCTTATCAGTGGAGGATGAGACTGGCACAGAAGTGGACGACTACGCATTTCCAGATCTACTCACTACCAGTGGAATATGCTTTGTCATCAAAGATGAACTGAATGACAGTGGTG AGCCATCCTCATCCCCCGCTTCAGGCACAGATACTATTTCAGTCACTTCGAAAAGCAGCAGTGAAATCGATTTCTACAGTGGCACTCTGAAACGCTTCAGAAAAGAGGAGGAGGCTTTGCAGGGTCCACAAGCCAAAGAT cTGATAAAACAGGTTCTGCTGACCAAACCAGGAGGAAGTGATGTGCTGAAGGAGTATGAGGAAAAAGGAACAATTAGTCCTGCCACAAGAAAAGTGATGGTGAACATTCTAGTTGCAGACATGGTGCAGAGTGAGGG GAGAATCCCTCAGCGACTGACCAAAGAGAAGTATGCACTGGGGATTGTTACCCTGTTTCCCTCGCTCCAAGATCCACATGGGAAGACAGGCTAT GAGCATTTTTATGACGGGCAGAAAGGCGGTGGGTTTCTAGCGTGGCGACTGAAGTCCGTTCAGAGAGCAACGCGACTTCCTGTGAGGTCCAAGGATTCCAGAATAGAAGAGAATGGAGGCCCCATGCTAAGGAGAGAGATAGGCCACTGTGATGATCATCCAGATGAGCAGAGATTTCAAGAACTCATATCTGTGATGAATCATACAAACAACAGAGAAGTCATCATGAAGAAGATGAGAGACACACTGGAATATAGACAGCGCCTTGTCCACGATCCTGAGAGATCCTCCACTGTCCTTTCAGTATTCCCGCGCCTGCTGGACACTAAAGGATTG ATTCTCCAAGACTTCAGTCTCCTCTTTGGGTCAGAAACTCCATCCAAACTACTGGAAAAGTGGCCAACCTCCTTCAAAGCAAAGGTCATCCAACAGGCAGAAATGCTGACTTCCACACCCTTGCTGAAGCGCTTGTTGTTGTCTGCCAAGAACCAAAGGGCTGATGAACCATCACTGGAATCACCAG AGTGGGACAGTGATATGGCATCCATCCTCCTCCTTCTGCACCTCCTGTCACCCCAGCCTGCGGGAAGGAAGAAAACCCAGAAGATCAGTGTAGCTCAGGCCATTGACCATCTGGTCGTATTTCACAAG TCCTGTCGGAGTCTGGATGAGCACCTTCAGAGCCATATGGACACGAGCCAGCCATATCTTCTTGCTTCAGGGACCAGCAAGGAGGCTGTCGGCAACTTCTTCATTCTGATTGACAAGAAGCTCATCCCCCT ACATGaatgcgagtga